Proteins encoded together in one Bradyrhizobium sp. PSBB068 window:
- a CDS encoding MurR/RpiR family transcriptional regulator, which produces MAQAQPKPSPLNELCSALPSLPMRLQEVGRFVAANDYDATTRSMRELAAVAGADPASFTRLAKALGYSGWDELRAALTEARRPAQGSPFSGRARSRRGGPNADVKLIHDKLEAEAAGLARISANAIADAARALHAANRIWITGFRSCRSVAELLTYQLRLFRPDAVQLVGGSGPFDLDHGAFRTEDAVVVIGFAPYTLVSVETARAAHQARATLIAIADTISAPMAEGADHLLLFEAASSPGFFPSLTGAIAVAQSLAAVAFTLGGASAKRKLEETEGRLAETSQYFVEKG; this is translated from the coding sequence ATGGCCCAGGCTCAGCCGAAACCATCGCCCCTGAACGAATTGTGCAGCGCATTGCCGTCGCTGCCAATGCGCTTGCAGGAGGTTGGTCGGTTTGTCGCAGCCAATGATTACGACGCCACCACCCGCTCGATGCGCGAGCTTGCCGCCGTCGCCGGCGCCGACCCGGCCTCCTTCACCCGGCTGGCAAAAGCGCTTGGCTATTCCGGCTGGGACGAATTGCGCGCCGCACTCACCGAGGCGCGACGGCCGGCGCAGGGCTCGCCGTTCTCCGGCCGCGCCAGGAGCCGCCGCGGCGGGCCGAATGCCGACGTCAAACTGATTCACGACAAGCTCGAAGCCGAAGCGGCAGGGCTTGCGCGAATTTCCGCGAATGCGATTGCGGACGCCGCGCGTGCGCTGCACGCGGCAAACCGGATCTGGATCACGGGATTTCGCAGCTGCCGCAGCGTGGCGGAACTGCTGACCTATCAGCTCCGCCTGTTCCGGCCCGACGCCGTGCAGCTGGTCGGCGGTTCCGGTCCGTTCGATCTCGACCACGGTGCCTTCCGCACTGAGGACGCCGTGGTCGTGATCGGCTTTGCGCCCTACACCCTGGTCAGCGTCGAGACGGCGCGCGCGGCGCATCAAGCGCGCGCCACGCTGATCGCGATCGCCGACACGATCAGCGCGCCGATGGCCGAGGGCGCCGATCACCTGCTGCTGTTCGAGGCCGCCTCCTCCCCCGGCTTCTTCCCGAGCCTCACCGGCGCGATCGCGGTGGCGCAGTCGCTGGCCGCCGTCGCCTTCACGCTCGGGGGCGCAAGCGCAAAGCGCAAGCTGGAGGAGACCGAGGGCCGGCTTGCCGAGACGTCGCAATATTTTGTCGAGAAAGGATGA
- a CDS encoding FadR family transcriptional regulator: MDKSALPSLDPSRRASIKRKRSDAVADLIRGHIFQAGLQPNDRLPQESELIEMFGCSRSTIREALKSLEVQGLVQNTTGPGGGARVAPVSINRIVGLLSNYFYFQSISTAQIYQIRRLIEPELAFSVVGHLTAAHFAALDKAIEVQEHHPGGPTDWEHHRHAEIDFHDIMIEACPNPLLGLVARFVNEAIRHLIGKLGVQEFASSFTCENIEFHKRLMAAFRSGNAARARRVMLDHVLSAEAVVVPKGDRRVDLPVFHQPLRLD, encoded by the coding sequence ATGGATAAATCGGCCCTGCCATCCCTGGACCCGTCCCGGCGCGCCTCGATCAAGCGCAAGCGCTCCGACGCTGTTGCCGACCTGATCCGCGGCCACATCTTCCAGGCCGGATTGCAGCCCAACGACCGGCTGCCGCAGGAGAGCGAGCTGATCGAGATGTTCGGCTGCAGCCGCTCGACCATCCGCGAGGCGCTCAAATCGTTGGAAGTGCAGGGGCTGGTGCAGAACACCACGGGGCCGGGCGGCGGCGCGCGGGTGGCGCCGGTGTCGATCAACCGGATCGTCGGCCTGCTCAGCAACTACTTCTATTTCCAGTCGATCAGTACGGCGCAGATCTACCAGATCCGCCGCCTGATCGAGCCGGAGCTCGCCTTCAGCGTGGTCGGCCACCTCACGGCGGCGCATTTCGCCGCGCTCGACAAGGCGATCGAGGTTCAGGAGCATCATCCGGGCGGGCCCACCGACTGGGAGCATCACCGCCACGCCGAGATCGATTTCCACGACATCATGATCGAGGCCTGTCCCAATCCGCTGCTCGGCCTGGTCGCGCGCTTCGTCAACGAGGCGATCCGCCATTTGATCGGCAAGCTCGGCGTGCAGGAATTCGCATCGAGCTTCACCTGCGAGAACATCGAGTTTCACAAGCGCCTGATGGCTGCGTTCCGCTCCGGCAATGCCGCGCGCGCCCGCCGCGTGATGCTCGATCACGTGCTGAGCGCCGAGGCCGTGGTCGTCCCGAAGGGAGATCGGCGCGTCGATCTGCCTGTCTTTCACCAGCCGTTGCGGCTCGACTGA
- a CDS encoding amidase family protein yields the protein MRRENELWSWSAVDLARAIATRAISSREAVQSSLDRIAKVNPALNAVVEVLTDEALAEADAADAAVRSGAELGVLHGVPVTIKVNVDQRGHATTNGVAAFRDVIAAEDSPVVANFRKAGAVIVGRTNTPAFSHRWFTNNDLHGATYNPWSRRLTPGGSSGGAASAVASGMGAIAHGNDFGGSIRYPAYACGVAGLRPTPGRIPSFNPSATSDRPITAQMMSVQGPLARSVADLGVALAAMAQPDPRDGTWLPVPLQGAQLERPIGVAIAPAPFGDEAPEVSAAVRAAGRWLAEAGFAVEETTPPRLAEAADLWHRLVINEERRVLAPLIRKFGDARSRYNLDCHIAYAPELDGDQVLACFEQRLAIVRAWQLFQERCPVIILPVSAQLPFRFDQDQEGADVVRALLDAQRPLLAVPALGFPSVVVPTGTAGGVPVGVQVIAGRFREDICLAAAAVIEARASTLTPIDPRD from the coding sequence ATGCGGCGCGAGAATGAGTTGTGGAGCTGGTCGGCCGTCGATCTGGCGCGTGCGATCGCGACGCGTGCGATTTCGAGCCGCGAAGCGGTGCAGTCGAGCCTTGATCGCATCGCCAAGGTCAATCCGGCACTAAATGCCGTGGTCGAGGTGCTGACGGATGAAGCGCTGGCCGAGGCGGATGCGGCGGATGCCGCGGTGAGATCCGGCGCGGAGCTCGGCGTGCTGCATGGCGTGCCGGTCACGATCAAGGTCAATGTCGATCAGCGCGGTCACGCCACCACCAATGGCGTCGCAGCGTTCCGCGACGTCATCGCCGCCGAGGACAGCCCGGTGGTCGCGAATTTCCGCAAGGCCGGCGCCGTCATCGTCGGCCGCACCAACACACCGGCGTTCTCGCACCGCTGGTTCACCAACAACGATCTGCACGGCGCGACCTACAATCCGTGGAGCCGCCGGCTGACACCGGGCGGCTCCAGCGGCGGCGCCGCGTCGGCGGTTGCTTCCGGCATGGGCGCGATCGCGCATGGCAATGATTTCGGCGGCTCGATCCGCTATCCGGCTTACGCCTGCGGCGTCGCCGGCCTGCGCCCGACCCCGGGTCGCATACCGTCGTTCAATCCGTCCGCGACCAGCGATCGGCCGATCACCGCGCAGATGATGTCGGTGCAGGGGCCGCTCGCCCGCTCGGTTGCCGATCTCGGCGTCGCGCTCGCCGCGATGGCGCAGCCGGATCCGCGCGACGGCACCTGGCTGCCGGTGCCGCTGCAAGGCGCACAGCTCGAGCGGCCGATCGGGGTCGCGATCGCGCCGGCGCCGTTCGGCGACGAGGCGCCGGAGGTCAGTGCAGCCGTGCGCGCTGCCGGACGCTGGCTCGCCGAGGCAGGCTTTGCGGTGGAGGAGACCACGCCGCCGCGGCTCGCGGAGGCCGCCGATCTCTGGCATCGCCTCGTCATCAATGAGGAGCGGCGCGTGCTGGCGCCGCTGATCCGCAAGTTCGGCGATGCGAGGTCCCGCTACAATCTGGATTGCCATATCGCCTACGCGCCGGAGCTCGACGGCGACCAGGTGCTGGCCTGCTTCGAGCAGCGGCTTGCGATCGTGCGGGCCTGGCAGCTGTTCCAGGAGCGCTGCCCCGTCATCATCCTTCCGGTCTCGGCGCAGCTGCCGTTCCGCTTCGATCAGGATCAGGAAGGCGCTGACGTCGTGCGCGCGCTGCTCGACGCGCAGCGGCCGCTGCTCGCGGTGCCCGCGCTCGGCTTTCCATCGGTCGTGGTGCCGACCGGAACCGCCGGCGGCGTGCCGGTCGGCGTGCAGGTGATCGCCGGCCGTTTCCGCGAGGACATCTGTCTCGCGGCGGCCGCGGTGATCGAGGCGCGCGCCTCGACGCTGACGCCGATCGATCCGCGCGACTGA
- a CDS encoding amidase family protein yields the protein MNTTGEHQVTNAPIWQWSAVETAAAIRNDKVTSKEVVRAHLDRMHAANPALNAVVVDLGASAMQAAKAADETLAASKRGGSEVGPLHGVPVTIKINIDVEGQANSNGVVAFKDNIAPGDSPVTANLKKAGAVIIGLTNTPEFSLRGFTDNPLHGLTRNPWNAEVTCGGSSGGAGASIAAGIGTIAHGNDIGGSLRWPAHCNGIATIKPTQGRIPAFNPSATAERPLMAQFMSSQGPLARHVADVRLGLEVMAQRDPRDPWYVPAPLQGPKPAAPVKVALAKIPGDMVTDRGVIALQRKAADHLADAGYAVSEVDVPDLNKVWQLWCDLIMTETRVLQQDQMLAVSSADFQKTFHGFIALANQLDQAGYMKAIAARSGHIRNWMTFLEQYPLVLMPTTVRKTPEVNADLGGDQRVKDLFWNDLRFISSMNVLGLPAAVVPVGLHEGLPVGVQIVGSRYREDMCLDAAEAIERKAGILTRQLWERR from the coding sequence CTGAACACAACGGGAGAACACCAAGTGACGAATGCACCGATCTGGCAATGGTCAGCCGTCGAGACCGCCGCGGCGATCAGGAACGACAAGGTGACGTCGAAAGAGGTGGTTCGCGCCCACCTCGACCGCATGCATGCCGCCAACCCGGCGCTCAACGCCGTGGTCGTCGACCTCGGCGCGTCGGCGATGCAGGCCGCCAAGGCCGCGGACGAGACGCTGGCGGCAAGCAAGCGCGGCGGCAGTGAGGTCGGCCCGCTGCATGGCGTGCCGGTCACGATCAAGATCAACATCGACGTCGAGGGCCAGGCCAATTCGAACGGCGTGGTCGCCTTCAAGGACAATATCGCGCCGGGCGACTCGCCCGTGACGGCCAATCTCAAGAAGGCCGGTGCCGTCATCATCGGCCTGACCAACACGCCGGAATTCTCGCTGCGCGGCTTCACCGACAACCCGCTGCACGGCCTGACGCGCAATCCCTGGAACGCGGAGGTGACCTGCGGCGGATCATCCGGCGGCGCCGGCGCGTCGATCGCGGCCGGCATCGGCACCATCGCGCATGGCAACGACATCGGCGGCTCGCTGCGCTGGCCGGCGCATTGCAACGGCATCGCCACCATCAAGCCGACCCAGGGTCGCATTCCCGCGTTCAATCCCTCAGCCACCGCAGAACGTCCGCTGATGGCGCAGTTCATGTCGTCGCAGGGCCCGCTGGCGCGCCATGTCGCCGACGTCCGCCTCGGCCTCGAGGTGATGGCGCAGCGCGACCCGCGCGATCCCTGGTACGTGCCGGCGCCGTTGCAGGGTCCGAAGCCGGCCGCGCCGGTCAAGGTCGCGCTCGCGAAGATCCCCGGGGACATGGTGACCGACCGTGGCGTGATCGCGCTTCAGCGCAAGGCGGCCGATCATCTCGCCGATGCCGGCTATGCCGTCAGCGAGGTCGACGTCCCCGATCTGAACAAGGTGTGGCAGCTCTGGTGCGATCTGATCATGACCGAGACCCGCGTGTTGCAGCAGGACCAGATGCTGGCGGTGAGCAGCGCCGACTTCCAGAAGACGTTCCATGGCTTCATCGCACTGGCAAATCAGTTGGACCAGGCCGGCTACATGAAGGCGATCGCCGCGCGGTCGGGCCATATCAGGAACTGGATGACCTTCCTCGAGCAGTACCCGCTGGTGCTGATGCCGACCACGGTGCGCAAGACGCCGGAGGTCAACGCCGATCTCGGCGGCGATCAGCGTGTCAAGGATTTGTTCTGGAACGACCTGCGCTTCATTTCGTCGATGAACGTGCTGGGGCTGCCGGCGGCGGTGGTGCCGGTGGGGCTGCATGAGGGATTGCCGGTCGGTGTCCAGATCGTCGGCTCGCGCTATCGCGAGGACATGTGCCTCGACGCCGCCGAGGCGATCGAGCGCAAGGCCGGCATTCTGACCAGGCAATTGTGGGAACGGCGCTGA
- a CDS encoding ABC transporter permease subunit (The N-terminal region of this protein, as described by TIGR01726, is a three transmembrane segment that identifies a subfamily of ABC transporter permease subunits, which specificities that include histidine, arginine, glutamine, glutamate, L-cystine (sic), the opines (in Agrobacterium) octopine and nopaline, etc.) translates to MTTSTPKRPPARPWRFSLSDPRVAGLFWQVLVVAVAVAVIAFLWSNAVHNLSVRRISTGFAFLGREAGMPIADSWIDYTPKDTYLRAFIVGVVNTLRVAVIGIVLATVIGTLVGIARLSSNWLLARLAAVYVEVLRDLPLLLQLLFWYVLMQGLPAARQAFKPVEGVFLSNRGLILPSVPLSASNWWTILALVAGLTVFTIVRRRLIAQQMLDGNARPAWPYALGLIVALPALVSFLAGASWRIVLPELRGFNFVGGLTLAPEYFALLIALVTYTSAFIAEIVRSGIQAVPRGQSEAAKALGLKRGFVLQHIVLPQALRVIIPPMTSQYLNLTKNSSLAVAVGYQDIVSVANTTLNQTGQAIESIALIMMVFLTISLGISLFMNWYNARIALVER, encoded by the coding sequence GTGACGACATCGACGCCGAAACGCCCTCCCGCCCGACCCTGGCGGTTTTCGCTCAGCGATCCCCGCGTCGCCGGCCTGTTCTGGCAGGTCCTGGTGGTTGCCGTTGCAGTTGCCGTCATCGCCTTCCTGTGGTCGAACGCGGTCCATAACCTCTCGGTGCGGCGTATCTCGACCGGCTTCGCCTTCCTCGGCCGCGAAGCCGGCATGCCGATCGCCGACAGCTGGATCGACTACACGCCGAAGGACACCTATCTGCGCGCCTTCATCGTCGGCGTCGTCAACACGCTGCGCGTCGCCGTGATCGGCATCGTGTTGGCGACCGTGATCGGCACGCTGGTCGGCATCGCGCGGCTGTCGTCGAACTGGCTCTTGGCACGGCTCGCCGCCGTCTATGTCGAGGTGCTGCGCGACCTGCCGCTGCTGCTGCAGCTGTTGTTCTGGTACGTCCTGATGCAGGGCCTGCCGGCGGCGCGCCAGGCGTTCAAGCCGGTCGAAGGCGTGTTCCTGTCCAATCGTGGATTGATCCTGCCGTCGGTCCCGCTAAGCGCGTCCAACTGGTGGACCATCCTCGCGCTGGTCGCAGGTCTGACCGTCTTCACCATCGTCAGGCGCCGCCTGATCGCGCAGCAGATGCTTGACGGCAACGCGCGCCCGGCGTGGCCTTACGCGCTCGGCCTGATCGTCGCGCTGCCCGCGCTGGTGTCGTTCCTCGCGGGCGCGAGCTGGCGCATCGTGCTGCCGGAGCTGCGCGGCTTCAACTTCGTCGGCGGGCTGACCCTGGCGCCGGAATACTTTGCGCTGCTGATCGCGCTCGTCACCTATACCTCCGCCTTCATCGCCGAGATCGTGCGCAGCGGCATCCAGGCTGTGCCGCGCGGCCAGTCGGAGGCCGCCAAGGCGCTCGGGCTGAAGCGCGGCTTCGTCTTGCAACACATCGTGCTGCCGCAGGCGCTGCGCGTCATCATCCCGCCGATGACCAGCCAGTATCTGAACCTGACCAAGAACTCCTCGCTCGCGGTCGCGGTCGGCTACCAGGACATCGTCTCGGTCGCCAACACCACGCTGAACCAGACCGGGCAGGCGATCGAGTCGATCGCGCTGATCATGATGGTGTTCCTCACCATCAGCCTCGGCATCAGCCTGTTCATGAACTGGTACAACGCGCGGATCGCGCTGGTGGAGCGCTGA
- a CDS encoding aspartate aminotransferase family protein → MAANKSRVMHRSLRETPPKAIGGEGVWLIAEDGHRILDSSGGAAVSCLGHQHPRILAAIARQASKIAYAHTGFFSSEPAEELAERLVGHEPGGLGYVYFVSGGSEAIEASIKLARQYFIERGEPKRARFIARRQSYHGNTLGALSAGGNAWRREPYAPLLSPSFSHVTPAFAYHEKRDDESEAAFVGRLAAELEAEFQRLGPENVAAFIAEPVVGATAGCVPAPEGYFKAVREICNRHGALLILDEVMCGMGRTGTLHAWEQEGIAPDIQAVAKGLGGGYQPIGAMLASGSIVDTVRNGSGAFQHGHTYLAHPLACAAALEVQKVISEERLLDQVKERGRQLEQRLVERFGNHRHVGDIRGRGLFWGIELVADRGTRQSFDPKLKLHQRIKSAAFAGGLGCYPSGGTADGQRGDHVLLAPPYIATSGDIDMIVERLGVAVDSALKDVGH, encoded by the coding sequence ATGGCCGCCAACAAGAGCCGCGTGATGCATCGCAGCCTGCGCGAGACCCCGCCGAAAGCGATCGGTGGTGAAGGCGTCTGGTTGATCGCGGAGGATGGCCACCGCATTCTGGATTCCTCGGGCGGCGCCGCCGTCTCGTGTCTCGGCCACCAGCACCCGCGGATTCTGGCCGCGATCGCAAGACAAGCGTCGAAGATCGCCTATGCCCATACCGGGTTCTTCTCGTCGGAGCCGGCGGAAGAGCTCGCCGAACGGCTGGTCGGCCACGAGCCGGGCGGCCTCGGCTATGTCTATTTCGTCAGCGGCGGATCGGAGGCGATCGAGGCCTCGATCAAGCTGGCGCGGCAATATTTCATCGAGCGCGGCGAGCCGAAGCGTGCCCGCTTCATCGCCCGCCGGCAGAGCTATCACGGCAACACGCTGGGCGCGCTGTCGGCCGGCGGCAATGCCTGGCGCCGCGAGCCCTACGCGCCGCTGCTGTCGCCGTCGTTCAGTCACGTCACGCCCGCTTTTGCCTATCACGAGAAGCGCGACGATGAATCGGAGGCCGCGTTCGTCGGCCGCCTCGCCGCCGAGCTCGAGGCCGAATTCCAGCGGCTCGGCCCGGAGAATGTCGCGGCCTTCATCGCCGAGCCCGTGGTCGGCGCCACTGCCGGCTGCGTGCCGGCACCGGAGGGATACTTCAAGGCGGTGCGCGAGATCTGCAACCGCCACGGCGCGCTCCTGATCCTTGACGAGGTGATGTGCGGCATGGGCCGCACCGGCACGCTGCATGCGTGGGAGCAGGAAGGCATCGCACCCGACATCCAGGCGGTCGCCAAGGGGCTCGGCGGCGGCTATCAGCCGATCGGCGCGATGCTTGCGAGCGGCAGCATCGTCGACACCGTGCGCAACGGCTCCGGCGCGTTCCAGCACGGTCACACCTATCTGGCGCATCCGCTCGCCTGCGCCGCCGCGCTCGAAGTGCAGAAGGTCATCAGCGAGGAGAGGCTGCTCGACCAGGTCAAGGAGCGCGGCCGCCAGCTCGAGCAGCGGCTGGTCGAGCGTTTCGGCAATCACCGCCATGTCGGCGACATCAGGGGCCGCGGCCTGTTCTGGGGGATCGAGCTGGTCGCTGACCGCGGCACACGGCAGTCGTTCGATCCCAAGCTGAAGCTGCATCAGCGGATCAAGTCCGCGGCGTTCGCTGGCGGGCTCGGCTGCTATCCGTCCGGCGGCACTGCCGACGGCCAGCGCGGCGACCATGTGCTGCTCGCCCCGCCCTATATCGCGACGTCCGGCGACATCGACATGATCGTGGAAAGGCTCGGTGTCGCAGTCGACAGCGCATTGAAAGACGTTGGTCATTAG
- a CDS encoding ABC transporter permease subunit (The N-terminal region of this protein, as described by TIGR01726, is a three transmembrane segment that identifies a subfamily of ABC transporter permease subunits, which specificities that include histidine, arginine, glutamine, glutamate, L-cystine (sic), the opines (in Agrobacterium) octopine and nopaline, etc.), whose protein sequence is MSSVAHVPQDPLPIGPRPAPRALGGHLTAWLRANLFASIPSSIMTLLLLFLLGKACIGLWQWGIANAVWIVSGSDTSACRALRGVGACWAVVPEKYRFILFGTYPFDEQWRPALAVLIFIALFVVSSRRSFWRKELFLLWAAALIVIGCLMWGGFLGLSFVTQDRWGGLPVTLILATFGLAFGFPLGILVALGRRSKLPAIRSLCVLYVELIRGVPLISLLFMASVMFPLFMPDGVNIDKLLRAQIAFILYAGAYLAEVVRGGLQAVPRGQYEAGDALGLSYWEKHALIVLPQAIRHVIPPLVNTFIAFFKDTSLVLIIGIFDLLTTAKTAIVDPAWQSFSVEVYVFVGVIYFVFCFAMSRYSRSLEAQRGTN, encoded by the coding sequence ATGAGCTCGGTCGCCCATGTCCCGCAGGATCCGCTGCCGATCGGCCCGCGTCCCGCCCCGCGCGCGCTCGGCGGACATCTCACCGCCTGGCTGCGCGCCAATCTGTTCGCCTCGATCCCCTCCAGCATCATGACCTTGCTGCTGCTGTTCCTGCTCGGCAAGGCCTGCATCGGCCTCTGGCAATGGGGCATCGCCAATGCGGTCTGGATCGTCTCCGGCAGCGACACCAGCGCATGCCGCGCGCTGCGCGGCGTCGGCGCCTGCTGGGCCGTCGTCCCCGAGAAGTATCGCTTCATCCTGTTCGGCACCTATCCGTTCGACGAGCAGTGGCGGCCGGCGCTTGCGGTGCTGATCTTCATCGCGCTGTTCGTGGTCTCGAGCCGCCGCAGCTTCTGGCGCAAGGAGCTGTTCCTGCTGTGGGCCGCGGCCCTGATCGTGATCGGCTGCCTGATGTGGGGCGGCTTCCTCGGCCTCTCCTTCGTTACCCAGGATCGTTGGGGCGGGCTGCCGGTGACGCTGATCCTCGCGACCTTCGGCCTCGCGTTCGGCTTCCCGCTCGGCATCCTGGTCGCGCTCGGCCGCCGCTCGAAACTGCCGGCGATCCGCTCGCTCTGCGTGCTCTATGTCGAGCTGATCCGCGGCGTGCCGTTGATCAGCCTGTTGTTCATGGCAAGCGTGATGTTCCCGCTGTTCATGCCCGACGGCGTCAACATCGACAAACTGTTGCGCGCGCAGATCGCCTTCATCCTCTATGCCGGCGCCTATCTTGCCGAAGTGGTGCGCGGCGGCCTGCAGGCGGTGCCGCGCGGACAGTATGAAGCGGGCGATGCACTCGGCCTGTCCTATTGGGAGAAGCACGCGCTGATCGTGCTGCCGCAGGCGATCCGCCACGTCATCCCGCCGCTGGTCAACACCTTCATCGCCTTCTTCAAGGACACCAGCCTGGTCCTGATCATCGGCATCTTCGACCTGCTGACGACGGCGAAGACCGCGATCGTCGATCCGGCCTGGCAGTCCTTCAGCGTCGAGGTCTACGTCTTCGTCGGCGTGATCTACTTCGTGTTCTGCTTCGCGATGTCGCGCTACAGCCGCAGCCTCGAGGCGCAGCGCGGAACGAACTGA